The following are encoded together in the Deinococcus soli (ex Cha et al. 2016) genome:
- a CDS encoding HD domain-containing phosphohydrolase encodes MTWTSLPCGTPDALNRPDRQRWETALHDAHGRAEQARRQGNDHQLAAALHDQGTALNRLGRPRDALGVLLESVAYLGHDPHGQARAWREAAFAHLNLANDTEAQEYLALALRLARDAGDLTLQLDLLDDLATLHATQGEAHAACDTLRASLHLRRAHRHPDLTRTLVRLTLSELDLPPHEQPASLTRRAQELAVLAPLEPLGGESWVALAQLYLHQQQPGAALHAAREAEPLLRASGQTRAALRAQATQARAALDLGRAAQAQATVQTALRDPAAPAHPHEHAALHLVASDVCAHLGDYPRALTHHRAYHQLDAHTRHAHQQERARAAQARVALDATRHEARLHRQRNDELEALVQVRTQELRRSQRAVIDLLASAAEFRDAPLGPHTRWVGDATTAVARHLGLPAAHAEELGLAARLHDVGKIGIPDAILLKEGPLTPDERDIIATHTGLGAQLLTQPGAADGGPLLHLAAQIALSHHECWNGSGYPRALRGADIPLGGRIVRVVDTFDALISARPYKPAWTDADALTYLRRHAGTLFDPACVQAITDLHAAAQLPPRDAS; translated from the coding sequence ATGACCTGGACCAGCCTTCCCTGCGGAACTCCGGACGCCCTGAACCGCCCGGACCGCCAGCGCTGGGAGACCGCGCTGCACGACGCGCACGGCCGCGCCGAGCAGGCCCGCCGCCAGGGGAACGACCATCAGCTCGCCGCGGCCCTGCACGACCAGGGCACCGCCCTGAATCGCCTGGGTCGCCCCCGCGACGCGCTCGGCGTGCTCCTCGAGAGCGTCGCGTACCTGGGGCACGACCCGCACGGGCAGGCCCGCGCGTGGCGCGAGGCCGCCTTCGCGCACCTGAACCTCGCCAACGACACCGAGGCGCAGGAGTACCTCGCCCTCGCGCTGCGCCTCGCCCGTGACGCGGGTGACCTGACGCTGCAACTCGACCTGCTGGACGACCTCGCGACGCTGCACGCCACGCAGGGCGAAGCGCACGCCGCGTGCGACACGCTGCGCGCCAGCCTGCACCTGCGTCGCGCCCACCGACACCCCGACCTGACCCGCACCCTGGTCCGCCTGACCCTGAGCGAACTGGACCTCCCACCGCACGAGCAGCCCGCCAGCCTGACCCGCCGCGCCCAGGAACTCGCCGTGCTGGCGCCCCTCGAACCGCTCGGCGGGGAGAGCTGGGTGGCTCTCGCGCAACTGTACCTGCACCAGCAGCAGCCCGGGGCGGCCCTGCACGCCGCGCGCGAGGCCGAACCGCTACTGCGGGCCAGCGGCCAGACCCGCGCCGCGCTGCGCGCCCAGGCCACGCAGGCCCGCGCCGCGCTGGACCTCGGCCGCGCCGCGCAGGCGCAGGCCACCGTGCAGACCGCGCTGCGCGACCCCGCCGCGCCCGCCCACCCGCACGAGCACGCCGCGCTGCACCTGGTCGCCAGTGACGTCTGCGCGCACCTGGGCGACTACCCGCGCGCCCTGACCCACCACCGCGCCTACCACCAGCTGGACGCCCACACCCGCCACGCCCACCAGCAGGAACGCGCCCGCGCCGCGCAGGCCCGCGTGGCCCTGGACGCCACCCGCCACGAGGCCCGGCTGCACCGCCAGCGCAACGATGAACTCGAGGCGCTTGTGCAGGTCCGCACGCAGGAACTGCGCCGCAGCCAGCGGGCGGTCATCGACCTGCTCGCCAGCGCCGCCGAGTTCCGCGACGCGCCTCTGGGCCCCCACACCCGCTGGGTGGGGGACGCCACGACCGCCGTGGCCCGCCACCTGGGTCTGCCCGCCGCGCACGCCGAGGAACTCGGACTGGCCGCCCGGCTGCACGACGTCGGCAAGATCGGCATTCCCGACGCGATCCTCCTGAAGGAGGGCCCCCTGACGCCCGACGAGCGCGACATCATCGCCACGCACACCGGGCTGGGCGCGCAGCTGCTCACGCAGCCCGGCGCGGCCGACGGCGGCCCGCTGCTGCACCTCGCCGCGCAGATCGCCCTGTCCCACCACGAATGCTGGAACGGCAGCGGCTACCCCCGCGCGCTGCGCGGCGCGGATATCCCGCTGGGCGGACGGATCGTGCGGGTCGTGGACACCTTCGACGCACTCATCAGCGCCCGCCCGTACAAACCCGCCTGGACGGACGCGGACGCCCTGACGTATCTGCGCCGGCACGCCGGGACGCTCTTCGATCCGGCCTGCGTGCAGGCCATCACGGACCTGCATGCCGCCGCGCAGCTCCCCCCCCGCGACGCCAGCTGA
- a CDS encoding DoxX family protein: MSVTRFIGRALLASIFIKSGLDHLQNPEPIVRAARGAEVPEPELAVKVNSGVMVGAGALMAAGLLSRPASVALAASLIPTTVIGHPFWDKQGKERQQQQTQFLKNLALFGALLIVSKE; this comes from the coding sequence ATGAGTGTGACGAGATTCATCGGGCGGGCGCTGCTCGCGAGCATCTTCATCAAGAGCGGCCTGGATCACCTGCAGAACCCCGAACCCATCGTGCGCGCGGCGCGCGGCGCGGAAGTGCCGGAACCCGAACTGGCCGTGAAGGTCAACAGCGGCGTGATGGTAGGCGCGGGCGCGCTGATGGCGGCGGGCCTGCTGTCCCGCCCGGCCAGCGTGGCCCTGGCCGCCAGCCTCATTCCCACCACCGTGATCGGCCATCCCTTCTGGGACAAGCAGGGCAAGGAGCGGCAGCAGCAGCAGACGCAGTTCCTGAAGAACCTCGCGCTGTTCGGCGCGCTCCTGATCGTCAGCAAGGAGTAA
- the murI gene encoding glutamate racemase, producing MSDAPLGVFDSGVGGLSVLGDLRRALPGEDLLYLADTAHVPYGARPDGEIRDLTARAVSALHARGVKGVVVACNTASAFSLGDLRSRFDMPVIGLVPAVKPAVLSTRSGVVGVLATPGTMRGTLLADVIREFADPAGVQVLKAVSTELVPLVEAGQADSARAREVLREILTPVAQAGADGLVLGCTHYPFLAGSIRAEFGDTFTLLDSGAAVARHTRRVLEERGLLSARTSGGTEGFLVTGDPARAAPVITELLSRALGPANVQNEGEVHRALPRIERIQT from the coding sequence ATGAGTGACGCACCGCTTGGCGTGTTCGACAGTGGCGTGGGCGGCCTGAGTGTCCTGGGGGACCTGCGGCGGGCACTGCCGGGCGAGGACCTGCTGTACCTGGCGGACACGGCGCACGTCCCGTACGGCGCGCGGCCCGACGGGGAGATCCGTGACCTGACGGCGCGGGCGGTGTCGGCGCTGCACGCGCGGGGCGTGAAGGGCGTGGTGGTGGCGTGTAACACGGCGTCGGCGTTCAGCCTGGGCGACCTGCGTTCGCGCTTCGACATGCCGGTGATCGGGCTGGTCCCGGCGGTGAAACCGGCGGTGCTCTCGACCCGGTCGGGGGTGGTGGGGGTGCTGGCGACGCCGGGCACGATGCGCGGGACGCTGCTGGCGGACGTGATCCGCGAGTTCGCGGACCCGGCGGGTGTGCAGGTGCTGAAGGCCGTGAGTACCGAACTGGTCCCGCTGGTGGAGGCGGGGCAGGCGGACTCCGCGCGGGCGCGTGAGGTGCTGCGCGAGATCCTGACCCCGGTCGCCCAGGCCGGGGCGGACGGGCTGGTGCTGGGCTGCACGCACTACCCGTTCCTGGCGGGCAGCATCCGCGCGGAGTTCGGGGACACGTTCACGCTGCTGGACAGCGGCGCAGCGGTCGCGCGGCACACGCGGCGGGTGTTGGAGGAGCGCGGCCTGCTGAGCGCGCGGACCTCGGGCGGGACCGAGGGGTTCCTCGTGACGGGCGACCCTGCGCGGGCCGCACCGGTCATCACCGAGCTGCTGTCCCGTGCGCTGGGGCCCGCGAACGTGCAGAATGAGGGGGAAGTTCACCGGGCTCTGCCCAGAATCGAGCGCATACAGACATGA
- a CDS encoding PLP-dependent aminotransferase family protein produces MTTPSPAPLAFDLDGTLSRRARSMTASAIREILKVTQQPDVISFAGGLPAPELFPLDEVRAASNRVLDVYGPAALQYSTTEGHAPLREWIGAQAGIPARNVQIVTGSQQGLDLLGKVLIDEGDVVLVEAPTYLGALQSFQPYLPRYVQVPTDEGGIDVDALEEVLKTTRAKLLYAVPNFQNPTGRTLSAERRRRLVELTAQHGVLLIEDDPYGQLRFTGEAAPSLYSLGLDLHGDADRNHVIYSSSFSKTLVPGLRDAWVQAAAPIINKLIQAKQGADLHTPTFNQMIIAELVDSVLPRQIERVRQAYGERARLMLERIHADFPAGVQTTTPEGGMFLWLTLPQGVDTQALLPRAVQRKVAYVPGSPFYALGGGENTMRLSYSNATPEQITRGIHALGDTLREALGL; encoded by the coding sequence ATGACCACCCCTTCCCCCGCCCCGCTGGCCTTCGATCTGGACGGCACGCTGTCGCGCCGTGCGCGGAGCATGACGGCCAGCGCCATCCGCGAGATCCTGAAGGTCACGCAGCAGCCGGACGTGATCAGTTTCGCCGGAGGGCTGCCCGCGCCGGAACTGTTCCCGCTGGACGAGGTCCGCGCCGCGAGCAACCGCGTACTGGACGTGTACGGCCCGGCGGCGCTGCAGTACTCGACGACCGAGGGCCACGCGCCGCTGCGCGAGTGGATCGGCGCGCAGGCGGGCATACCAGCGCGGAACGTGCAGATCGTGACCGGCAGCCAGCAGGGCCTGGACCTGCTCGGCAAGGTCCTGATCGACGAGGGGGACGTGGTGCTCGTGGAGGCCCCCACGTACCTGGGCGCGCTGCAGTCCTTCCAGCCGTACCTGCCCAGGTACGTGCAGGTGCCCACCGACGAGGGTGGCATCGACGTGGACGCCCTGGAAGAAGTGCTGAAGACCACGCGCGCGAAGCTGCTGTACGCCGTGCCGAACTTCCAGAACCCCACCGGCCGCACCCTGAGCGCCGAGCGTCGTCGCCGCCTCGTGGAACTCACGGCGCAGCACGGCGTCCTGCTGATCGAGGACGACCCGTACGGGCAGCTGCGCTTCACCGGTGAGGCCGCACCCAGCCTCTACAGCCTGGGCCTGGACCTGCACGGCGACGCGGACCGCAACCACGTCATCTACTCCAGTTCCTTCAGCAAGACCCTGGTGCCGGGCCTGCGCGACGCGTGGGTGCAGGCCGCCGCGCCGATCATCAATAAACTCATCCAGGCGAAGCAGGGCGCGGACCTGCACACGCCGACCTTCAACCAGATGATCATCGCGGAACTCGTGGACAGCGTCCTGCCCCGCCAGATCGAACGGGTCCGGCAGGCGTACGGCGAACGCGCCCGCCTGATGCTGGAGCGCATCCACGCGGACTTCCCCGCCGGGGTGCAGACCACCACGCCCGAGGGCGGCATGTTCCTGTGGCTGACCCTCCCGCAGGGCGTGGACACCCAGGCGCTGCTGCCCCGCGCCGTACAGCGCAAGGTCGCGTACGTGCCCGGCAGTCCCTTCTACGCCCTGGGCGGCGGCGAGAACACCATGCGCCTCAGCTACAGCAACGCCACGCCCGAACAGATCACGCGGGGCATCCACGCGCTGGGCGACACGCTGCGCGAGGCGCTGGGGCTGTGA
- a CDS encoding methylglyoxal synthase yields MAPNPSRQVALIAHDKKKLELALFALNHRAVLGQFHLVATGTTGGILEKQTGLQVERVLSGPLGGDQQIGARLAEERVLAVFFFRDPLTAQPHEPDVSALVRLCDVHDIPLATNPASAEALMLWLREQLT; encoded by the coding sequence ATGGCCCCCAACCCCAGCCGTCAGGTGGCACTGATCGCCCACGACAAGAAGAAACTCGAACTGGCCCTGTTCGCGCTGAACCACCGCGCCGTACTGGGCCAGTTTCATCTGGTCGCCACCGGCACGACGGGCGGCATCCTGGAAAAACAGACCGGCCTCCAGGTCGAGCGGGTGCTGTCCGGCCCGCTGGGCGGCGACCAGCAGATCGGCGCCCGGCTGGCCGAGGAACGCGTGCTGGCCGTGTTTTTCTTCCGCGACCCCCTGACCGCCCAGCCGCACGAGCCCGACGTGAGCGCCCTGGTGCGCCTGTGCGACGTGCACGACATCCCGCTGGCCACCAATCCCGCCAGTGCCGAGGCGCTGATGCTGTGGCTGCGTGAACAGCTCACGTGA
- a CDS encoding RidA family protein, translating into MKDIIQTPDAPAAIGPYSQATVFGNLVVTSGQIPLTPDGTLVEGGITEQTEQVIANLKAVLAAAGTDLARVVKTTVFLADMNEFAAMNAVYETHFPAPYPARSTVQVARLPRDVRVEIEVLAERH; encoded by the coding sequence ATGAAAGACATCATCCAGACGCCCGACGCGCCCGCCGCCATCGGTCCGTACAGCCAGGCCACCGTCTTCGGGAACCTGGTGGTCACCAGCGGCCAGATTCCCCTGACGCCCGACGGCACCCTGGTGGAGGGCGGCATCACCGAGCAGACCGAGCAGGTCATCGCGAACCTCAAGGCGGTGCTGGCCGCCGCCGGGACCGATCTGGCGCGGGTCGTGAAGACCACGGTGTTCCTGGCCGACATGAACGAGTTCGCCGCCATGAACGCCGTGTACGAGACGCACTTCCCCGCCCCTTACCCGGCGCGCAGCACCGTGCAGGTCGCCCGGCTGCCACGCGACGTCCGCGTGGAGATCGAGGTGCTCGCCGAGCGCCACTGA
- a CDS encoding PP2C family protein-serine/threonine phosphatase produces the protein MRAPATPSLTSGLLTDVGRQRQGGVNQDAALALDLPQGGLYAVADGMGGHAAGELAANLALDALSQHYLDGRGAPPARLAQAVQAANIAVLRHAVGEYVGMGTTLLAALVDRGAVLIAHVGDSRAYLLRGSELHRLTEDHSWVAEQVRLGHMTEAEARDHQWRSVVSNALGGEERVRLELHGLPTQAGDRLLLCSDGLSSVVTDDELCALLARPLPPETTARLLVNAANDGGGPDNITALIVDVQRDAALPSYALPARRDDGPMYIDVLLSTQRGNSLMTYLLLMIAYFTLLGIMLLPERRTVLGALGTAILLALLIGQRVTQRRRAHTPLGTPSASLHPAAPAPAREHGVTQPR, from the coding sequence ATGCGCGCCCCCGCGACGCCCTCCCTGACGTCCGGTCTGTTGACCGACGTCGGTCGGCAGCGGCAGGGTGGCGTGAACCAGGACGCCGCCCTGGCACTTGACCTGCCGCAGGGTGGCCTGTACGCCGTGGCCGACGGCATGGGCGGCCACGCCGCCGGGGAACTCGCCGCAAACCTCGCGCTGGACGCCCTGAGCCAGCACTACCTCGACGGACGCGGCGCGCCGCCCGCCCGGCTGGCGCAGGCCGTGCAGGCCGCGAACATCGCCGTGCTGCGCCACGCGGTAGGCGAGTACGTCGGCATGGGCACCACCCTGCTCGCCGCGCTGGTCGACCGTGGGGCGGTGCTCATCGCGCACGTCGGGGACTCCCGCGCGTACCTGCTGCGCGGTTCGGAACTGCACCGCCTGACGGAGGACCACTCCTGGGTGGCCGAACAGGTCCGCCTGGGTCACATGACCGAGGCCGAGGCGCGCGACCACCAGTGGCGCAGCGTCGTCAGCAACGCCCTGGGCGGCGAGGAACGCGTCCGGCTGGAACTGCACGGCCTGCCCACCCAGGCCGGGGACCGCCTGCTGCTGTGCAGCGACGGCCTGAGCAGCGTCGTCACCGACGACGAACTGTGCGCCCTGCTCGCCCGGCCCCTGCCGCCCGAGACGACTGCCCGGCTGCTCGTAAACGCAGCCAACGACGGCGGCGGCCCCGACAACATCACCGCGCTGATCGTGGACGTGCAGCGCGACGCGGCCCTGCCCTCCTACGCGCTGCCCGCCCGGCGCGACGACGGCCCCATGTACATCGACGTGCTGCTCAGCACCCAGCGCGGCAACAGCCTGATGACGTACCTGCTGCTGATGATCGCGTACTTCACGCTGCTGGGCATCATGCTGCTGCCTGAGCGCCGCACTGTGCTCGGCGCGCTCGGGACCGCCATCCTGCTCGCGCTGCTGATCGGGCAGCGCGTCACGCAGCGCCGCCGCGCCCACACGCCACTCGGTACGCCCAGCGCGAGCCTGCACCCCGCCGCGCCCGCCCCTGCACGCGAACACGGCGTCACGCAGCCACGCTGA
- the rph gene encoding ribonuclease PH — MTQPIREGRDLLTPRPVTVKRGVNPHAPGSAHLIMGRTEILATVTLEEKAAPHMRGSKEGWLTAEYSMLPRATNDRQARERNLQNGRRHEIQRLLGRALRAGMDLRYFRNQTLYVDCDVLVADGGTRVASILAGHAALHDFCDRLIQKGRLTDWPISRNIGAVSVGLVGSEIRVDLDYAEDKVARADLNVVATSDGLIVEVQGGAEEGVLTHDEYVGMLATGTRAVQDIMADLTRQLSVIQGM, encoded by the coding sequence ATGACCCAGCCCATCCGCGAAGGCCGCGACCTCCTCACGCCCCGTCCCGTCACCGTCAAGCGGGGCGTGAACCCGCACGCGCCCGGCAGCGCGCACCTGATCATGGGCCGCACCGAGATCCTCGCGACCGTCACGCTGGAAGAGAAGGCCGCGCCGCATATGCGCGGCAGCAAGGAAGGCTGGCTGACCGCCGAGTACTCCATGCTGCCGCGCGCCACGAACGACCGGCAGGCCCGCGAACGGAACCTCCAGAACGGCCGTCGTCACGAGATCCAGCGGCTGCTGGGCCGCGCGCTGCGCGCCGGGATGGACCTGCGTTACTTCCGCAACCAGACACTGTACGTGGACTGCGACGTGCTGGTCGCGGACGGCGGGACGCGCGTGGCGAGCATCCTGGCGGGCCACGCGGCGCTGCATGACTTCTGCGACCGCCTGATCCAGAAGGGCCGCCTCACCGACTGGCCCATCTCGCGGAACATCGGGGCGGTCAGCGTCGGGCTGGTCGGCTCGGAGATCCGCGTGGACCTCGATTACGCCGAGGACAAGGTGGCCCGCGCGGACCTGAACGTGGTCGCCACGAGTGACGGCCTGATCGTCGAGGTGCAGGGCGGCGCGGAGGAAGGCGTGCTGACGCACGACGAGTACGTGGGCATGCTCGCCACCGGCACGCGCGCCGTGCAGGACATCATGGCGGACCTGACCCGGCAGCTGTCCGTCATCCAGGGCATGTAA
- the fba gene encoding class II fructose-1,6-bisphosphate aldolase: MLVTGNDILIPARAGQYGVGSFNTNNMEITQAIIHTAERLRSPVMVQMSEGAIKYGGQDLANIVIDLAKRATVPVALHLDHGSSYESALKAIKMGFTSVMIDASHHGFEDNVKETKRVVEAAHAMGISVESELGRLGGIEEHIVVDEKDAFLTDPEEAVQFIEQTGTDYLAIAIGTSHGAFKGKGRPYIDHARIEKIASLTGIPLVAHGSSGVPQEIVERFRAAGGQIGEAAGIADEDLQRATQFGIAKVNVDTDLRLASTVGIREALTANPKEFDPRKIFGPARDVMSQVIEHKMRVLGSVGKA; encoded by the coding sequence ATGCTCGTCACCGGTAACGACATCCTGATTCCCGCCCGCGCTGGCCAGTACGGCGTCGGTTCGTTCAACACCAACAACATGGAGATCACCCAGGCGATCATCCACACCGCCGAGCGGCTGCGCAGCCCCGTCATGGTGCAGATGAGCGAGGGCGCCATCAAGTACGGCGGCCAGGACCTCGCCAACATCGTCATCGACCTCGCCAAGAGGGCCACCGTGCCCGTCGCGCTGCACCTCGACCACGGCAGCTCCTACGAGAGCGCGCTGAAGGCCATCAAGATGGGCTTCACCAGCGTCATGATCGACGCCTCCCACCACGGCTTCGAGGACAACGTCAAGGAAACGAAACGTGTCGTGGAAGCCGCGCACGCCATGGGCATCAGCGTGGAAAGCGAACTCGGTCGCCTGGGCGGCATCGAGGAGCACATCGTCGTGGATGAGAAGGACGCCTTCCTGACCGACCCCGAGGAAGCCGTGCAGTTCATCGAGCAGACCGGCACCGACTACCTCGCCATCGCCATCGGCACCAGCCACGGCGCGTTCAAGGGCAAGGGCCGCCCCTACATCGACCACGCGCGCATCGAGAAGATCGCCAGCCTCACCGGCATTCCCCTCGTCGCGCACGGCAGCAGCGGCGTGCCGCAGGAGATCGTCGAGCGCTTCCGCGCCGCCGGCGGGCAGATCGGCGAGGCCGCCGGCATCGCCGACGAGGACCTGCAGCGCGCCACGCAGTTCGGGATCGCCAAGGTGAACGTGGACACCGACCTGCGTCTGGCCAGTACCGTCGGCATCCGCGAGGCCCTGACCGCCAACCCGAAGGAATTCGACCCCCGCAAGATCTTCGGCCCGGCCCGCGACGTCATGAGCCAGGTCATCGAGCACAAGATGCGCGTGCTCGGCAGCGTCGGCAAGGCCTGA
- a CDS encoding magnesium transporter CorA family protein, which yields MLTYYRSVGGKLNTIDGYIDGCWINAADPSPEELARVARETGLDLDYLSYPLDPDERSRFEREDGQLLIIMQTSYRLAEDSDIPYDTVPLGILHTDHCLVTVCALPENPVIKDVLGGLVRRVSTVKKNRLTLQLFLRNAQRFLIDVRQINKRVDAIEDKLENSQQNRELLNLLKLEKSLVYFLTGLKANEAMMERVKRDRIFEMYEEDSDLLDDVLIENLQAIEMASIASNILTSMAGAFASVISNNVNQVVKVLTVTTILVAIPTLVTSVFGMNVPIPFHDSPEGIWIVLGLAVALAVAVAGIFYRLRVL from the coding sequence ATGCTGACGTACTACCGCAGCGTCGGCGGCAAACTGAACACCATTGACGGCTACATCGACGGCTGCTGGATCAACGCCGCCGACCCCAGCCCCGAAGAACTCGCCCGCGTCGCCCGTGAAACCGGCCTGGACCTGGATTACCTGTCCTACCCGCTCGACCCGGACGAACGCTCCCGCTTCGAGCGGGAAGACGGGCAGCTGCTGATCATCATGCAGACCAGCTACCGGCTGGCCGAGGACAGCGACATCCCCTACGACACCGTCCCGCTGGGCATCCTGCACACCGACCACTGCCTCGTGACGGTGTGCGCCCTGCCGGAGAACCCGGTCATCAAGGACGTGCTGGGCGGCCTGGTGCGCCGCGTGAGCACCGTCAAGAAGAACCGCCTGACGCTGCAGCTGTTCCTGCGCAACGCCCAGCGGTTCCTGATCGACGTGCGGCAGATCAACAAGCGCGTGGACGCCATCGAGGACAAGCTGGAAAACAGCCAGCAGAACCGCGAGCTGCTGAACCTCCTGAAACTCGAGAAGAGCCTCGTGTACTTCCTGACCGGCCTGAAGGCGAACGAGGCCATGATGGAACGCGTCAAACGCGACCGCATCTTCGAGATGTACGAGGAGGACAGCGACCTGCTCGACGACGTCCTGATCGAGAACCTCCAGGCCATTGAGATGGCGTCCATCGCCAGCAACATCCTGACCAGCATGGCAGGTGCTTTTGCCAGCGTGATCAGCAACAACGTCAATCAGGTCGTGAAGGTCCTGACCGTGACGACCATCCTCGTGGCCATCCCGACGCTGGTCACCAGCGTGTTCGGCATGAACGTCCCCATTCCCTTCCACGACAGCCCGGAAGGCATCTGGATCGTGCTGGGTCTGGCCGTGGCCCTCGCCGTGGCCGTGGCCGGGATCTTCTACCGCCTGCGCGTGCTGTAG
- a CDS encoding DUF1206 domain-containing protein — MADLKHLGQQTASTLKGGVEGAQQAAAHATRHAAPWLEALARFGYASKGVVYGTVGLLALSVALGRGGATTDTKGALLRLQDLPAGTLLIWLLTLGLIGYALWQLIRAALDPEDQGHEAKGIVKRAGYAFSGVANLALAFFTARLALAGNAARSQNSEDQVAGTVLNLPGGQLWLAVGGLILLAVAANQLYVAYGAKFMKRVTFTDLPARTCDVLKRIGQVGIASRGVLMIIIGVFALLAAWHRKASETVGISEALTWLRTQPSGNLLLGAVALGTLCYGVWCVVQARYRRIRIEGAA; from the coding sequence TGGGCCAGCAGACGGCCAGCACCCTCAAAGGCGGCGTGGAAGGCGCGCAGCAGGCCGCCGCGCACGCCACCCGCCACGCCGCGCCCTGGCTGGAGGCCCTGGCCCGCTTCGGGTACGCCAGCAAGGGCGTCGTGTACGGCACGGTCGGCCTGCTGGCCCTGAGTGTGGCCCTGGGACGCGGCGGCGCCACCACCGACACCAAGGGCGCCCTGCTGCGGTTGCAGGACCTCCCGGCGGGCACGCTGCTGATCTGGCTGCTCACGCTGGGCCTGATCGGCTACGCGCTGTGGCAGCTGATCCGCGCTGCGCTGGACCCCGAGGATCAGGGGCACGAGGCCAAGGGGATCGTCAAGCGCGCCGGGTACGCCTTCAGCGGCGTGGCAAACCTCGCCCTGGCGTTCTTCACCGCGCGGCTGGCCCTGGCCGGGAACGCCGCCCGCTCGCAGAACAGCGAGGATCAGGTGGCAGGCACCGTCCTGAACCTCCCCGGCGGGCAGCTGTGGCTGGCCGTGGGCGGCCTGATCCTGCTGGCCGTCGCCGCAAACCAGCTGTACGTCGCCTACGGCGCAAAATTCATGAAACGCGTGACCTTCACCGACCTGCCCGCCCGCACCTGCGACGTCCTGAAACGTATCGGGCAGGTCGGCATTGCCTCACGCGGCGTACTGATGATCATCATCGGCGTGTTCGCCCTGCTGGCCGCGTGGCACCGCAAGGCCAGCGAAACCGTCGGCATCAGCGAGGCCCTGACCTGGCTGCGCACCCAGCCCAGCGGGAACCTGCTGCTGGGCGCCGTGGCGCTGGGCACCCTGTGCTACGGCGTGTGGTGCGTCGTGCAGGCCCGCTACCGCCGCATCCGGATCGAGGGCGCTGCCTGA